A single window of Nicotiana sylvestris chromosome 3, ASM39365v2, whole genome shotgun sequence DNA harbors:
- the LOC138888253 gene encoding uncharacterized protein, which yields MKAQAFADYLAKNPVDEEYEPLKTYFPDEERFKSIQFRHILRIQNEVADALATLASMLHHPDKAYVDPLHIQVHDQNAYCNVVEEELDGEPWFHNIKEYIRMGVYPVQATGDQKRKIRQLASGFFFSGGVLYKGTPDLGLLRCIDVRQATTIMTEVHSGVY from the exons atgaaagcacaagcatttgcCGACTATTTGGCTAAGAATCCTgtagatgaagaatatgaacctttgaagacctatttccctgatgaagag CGGTTCAAATCAATACAGTTCAGGCATATTCTGAGGATTCAGaatgaggtcgctgatgctttggctactctggcgtcaatgttacatcatccagataaggcttatgtggaccctttgcatattcaggtccacgaCCAgaatgcttattgtaatgtggtggaagaagagctcgatggggagccttggtttcacaatatcaaggaatacatcaggatgggggtgtatccagtacaagccacaggtgatcaaaagagaaaaatTAGGCAGTTGGCAAGCGGTTTTTTCTTTAGCGGAGGGGTTCTATACAAAGGGACTCCAGACCTTGGGCtactgagatgcatagatgttaggcaggctacaactattatgaccgaagtacattctggagtctatTAA